In Solidesulfovibrio sp., the sequence GGCCATCGCCGGCATGCGCGACGCCATCGCCGCCCAGACCACGCCCCTGCGCGACCTGGCCGGCCAGATCGCCGGCGCCGAGGCCGAACTGAGCGCCGCCCTGGCCCCGGCCTGGAAACGCTACTATGCCACGGTGTTTCCCACTCCGTTCTCGCCTGTTTTCCTCCATGCCCTTTCCCAGGAACTGGAGGACTGGGACCTGTGGAAGGACCTCGGCTGGGACCTGATCCGGACACCGCACAATTCGCGGTTGCTATCCAGCGGCGCCCTGGCCTCGGCCGAACTGGCCCTGGCCTCCATGGTCCTTTGCCTGGGGCTGTTGTGGTACCTGGTCCGAAAGGGCCTGTCGCCGGCGGCCCGTACGATCCTGCGCCGGGCCGCCGGCTGCCTGTCGGTGGGCGTTTTCTTCCTGGCCTTTTCCCTGCGCGCGCCGTTTTTCCTGTTTACGAGCCTGAGTTCCGTGGGGGAAATCGCGCTCACCGCCGCCCTGGTCCTGCTGACGCGGCTGCGCGGGCCAAGCGCCAAGGGCTTCCGCCCGCCGGTGCTGTGGCCCACCTGGCGCCTGTTCGCCCTGGGGCTGCTGCTCGAGACCCTGCGCGTGCCCGAGCCGCTCATGACGCCCTTGCTGTGCGCCTTTTTCCTCGTCTCCGCCCTGGCCTTCAACCGGCGCCACGCGGCCACGCCGGCCAAGCTGCGGCTGGACCGGGCCGTCACCCGGGCCATGACCCTGCTTCTGCCGCTGCTCGCGCTTTTGTCCCTGTGCGGCCTGCCGCAAACGGCCATCCTCGGCGCCTCGTCGCTGTTCTACATCGCCCTGGCCCTGCGCTACGCGAGCCTCACCACCGCCTTTCTGGGCGAAAAGACCGTCGAGCACCGCCACGGCCGGCCGCCGGTGCTGCTCGGCATCGCCGCCGGCGCGGGCTACCCGTTTTTCTTCCTGTGCTTCCTGTTCGGCTTCCTGTGGCTGCTTTCGACCCAATACGGCGGCGAGAACGTCTTCCTGGAACTGCTCACCACCGAGGCCCACGTGGAATCCGTGGGCATCAGCCTGCAAAAGCTGGCCATGCTGCTCGGTGGGTTCTACGTGGCCAAGGCCATGATCGCCCTTTCGGCCAACTTCATCGCCGAGCTGACCGGCCGCCGCCGGGCCGTGGAACGCGGCGCCAAGGAATCGCTTCTGACCATCAACACCTATGCCTGGTGGGGGCTCTACGCCCTTTTCGTCATGTCGGTGCTGGGGCTTTCCCTGACCAGCGTGGCCGTGGTGGCCGGCGGCTTGTCGGTGGGCATCGGTTTCGGCCTGCAGACCATGGTCAATAATTTCATCAGCGGCCTGATCCTGCTGTTCGGCCGCTCGGTCCAGGCCGGGGACACCCTGCAACTCGGCGACCTGTGGGGCGTGGTCAGGGAGGTCAACATCCGCAACACCGAGGTGCTCACCCTGGACAACGCCACGGTGTTCGTGCCCAACTCCGAGCTCATTTCCGGCAAGATCGTCAACTGGAGCCACCAGGACCCGAGCGTGCGCCGCGACATCTGCCTGGGCGTGGCCTACGGCTCGGACATCGCCAAGGTGCGCGAACTGCTGCTGGCCGCCGCCGCCACCTGCCCGGCCGTGCTGGAGGTCCCCGCCCCCAGCGTGCTGCACTGGGACTTCGGGGCCAGCAGCCTGGATTTCCGGCTGCGGGTCTGGCTGGCCGACGTGTCCAATGCCGTCACCAACACCTGCGCCATCCGCGAGGCCATCGACGGGCTTTTCCGCCAGGCCGGCATCGAGATCGCCTTTCCCCAGGCCGACCTCCACCTGCGTTCGGCCCCGGCCCTGGAGGCACTCGCCCAAACCCTGCAACCCGAGGGGCGCGACCGCCTGGAGGCACTCGCCACCAGGCTCGCGGCCCTGGAACGACGCGTCGGCGCAACGGCCCCCGCCGCCGACCAGGAAACGAAGGACGAAACCACATGACGGATGATCCCAGGCAAGAGCCCGCCAAAGTCTATTTCGCCGACCTGCGCGCCCGGGCGGCCAACAAGAACCGCACGGCGAAAATCAAGAAGCTCTTCGAGGCGGCGGGATTTGCCGACACCGTGGCCAAGGGCGACCTGACGGCCATCAAGGTCCATTTCGGCGAGCGCGGCTGCGACACCCACATAAGCCCCAGCCACGCCCGTACCGTGGTGGAGCTGGTCAAGGCCCGGGGCGGCAAGCCCTTCGTCACCGACACCAACACCCTCTATTCCGGCAGCCGCCACAACGCCGTGGACCACCTGGCCACGGCCGTGGAACACGGCTTCGACTACGCCGTGCTCGGCGCGCCGGTGGTCATCGCCGACGGCCTGGACAGCAGCAACGTCATCGAGGTGGAAATCGCCGGCAAGCATTTCCGGAAGGTGAAAATCGCCGGCGACATCGTGCGCGCCGACGGGCTTATGGTCCTGTCGCACTTCAAGGGCCACGAGCTGGCCGGCTTCGGCGGCGCGGTCAAAAACCTGGCCATGGGCTGCGCCCCCCGGGCCGGCAAGCAGGACCAGCACTGCGTGCGCTTCGCCGTGGACCTCAAAAAATGCATCGGCTGTGGCGAGTGCGTGGCCGTGTGTCCGGTTGGTGCGGCGGCCTTGCACGGCAAGAAGGCCCTCATCGAAAAAAGCCTGTGCATCGGCTGCGGCGAATGCCTGACGGTGTGCCCCAAAAAAGCCATGCGCATCGACTGGCACACGGAAATCGTGCCGTTCATGGAACGCCTGGTGGAATACGCCCTGGGCGCGGTGACGGGAAAGGCCGGCAAGACGGCGTTTCTCAATTTCCTGACCAACGTCACCCCGGACTGCGACTGCGTGCCCTGGTCCGACGCGCCCATCGTGCCGGACATCGGCTTTCTGGCCTCCACCGACCCGGTGGCCCTGGATCGGGCCTGCCTCGACCTGGTCAACGAGCAGGCCGCCTGCCCGGACTGCAAGCTCGAACACGGCCTGGCCACGGGCGAGGACAAGTTCACCGCCCTGTGGAAATGGACGCGCGGCGATGTGACCTTCGTCCACGGCCAGGCCGTGGGCCTGGGCAGGCCGCGCTACGAACTGGTGCGCATCGAGTAGGGGAAAAAAAGAAGAATCGGGGCGCTGCCCCGAGCCCCGCCGGGGGGCATGATGCCCCCCGGACCCCCTCGAAGGGGGGTGTGGGGCCGTTTCATGGCGCGGGTGGGCGGGTGTTGGCCTTGATGCAGGCGGCGGTGGCCGAGGCGGCCTTGCGCTGCATGTCCGGGGGCATGGCCCCGTTTCTCAGGATGTAGTCCACGGTCTGGGAATTGATCAGCGCCCCGGTCTGCTGCATGGCGCACTTGCAGATGGCGGCGGTCTGGGCCTTGTTGTAGCCCTTCCTGGCGAATTCCGCCTCCCGGGCCAGGCACTGCTGGGTCAGTTTCTCCGTCAGGTCCTTGCGCATGCCCGGCGTGACCTGCACCCCGGCCGCGCCGGCCAGGCCCGGCAGGCACACCACCACCAACAACAGTACCACATACCGCATACCGCACCCCGCTCAACCGAATGCTTCCATGGATAATACTCCCCCCATCGGGGAGGTCCAGGAGGGGATCATCCCCTCCTGGCCGCCGGAGGCCTCTTCCCTCCCCTCCCCCCCCGCGCCCCCCCCCCCGCCCCCCCCCCCCCCCCCCCCCCCCCCCCCCCCCCCCCCCCCCCCCCCGCCGGAGGCATCTCCCCTCCCTTCTCCCCCATCTCCCCCGCCCCTTCCCCCTACTCCCGTTCCATATTCGGGTGATGGACGTCGCCGCCCTGCATCTCCACGGTGTGGCAGACGTCGCAGCGCTTGGCCGAGCCGACGACGCCCGGGAATCCCATGTACTGCATGGCCGGGATGTTGTTGCCGTCGAGGCCATAGCCGTTGGCGGCCACGAAGGTGGCATGGGGGCTGCCGTGGCAGGCCGCGCAGGGGATGTTGCCCGTGTCTTCCTTGCGGTTGCGGAAAAGCCCGGCCGCGTCCTTGGTCCAGGTGTTAAACGCCGAGGCCTTCGCCTCCGGCCGGGTGAAGTCCTTGTGGCAGGTCAGGCAGTCGGGCTCCTGCGTCCAGGCCGCCCGGGGCCGCACGTCGGCCACGGCCGCCACGCTTCGGGGCGAAAGCGGCGCCATGAGCCGGGCGGCGGCCGGCTTGCCGGCGGCCTTCTCGAAGGCCAAAAGCGACAGGGCGTGGTCTTCCATGTACCCGTGGCAGCGCGCGCAGCCGATGCCGGCGGCGGCATGGTTGTCGCGCTGGGCTTGGGTCACGCCGTCCGGGGAGGTCGGGTGGCAGTTGGAGCAGGCCGTTGCGTCCCCGCCGGCGAGGTAGGAGGCGTGGAAACCGTGGACCGCGGCGGACAGGCTCAAAAGGCCCGGCAGCCCCTTGCTGTCGATACCGGCGTTGGGGCTGGCGCTTTGGTGGCAGCCCTGGCAGGTCACGGGCGCGCCGGCCCTGGCCCGGGAAGCCAGGTCGGTGCCGTTTCGCTTGTCGTGGACGGCGAGAATCCCCTTGGCCGTGTCCGCGGAAACGCCGGTCACCCCGTCCACGGCGAAGGCGCCGCCGTGGCAGGTGAAGCAACGCATTTCCGTGGAGGCCGGGGCCAGGGCCTTGGTCACGGCCAGGGTTTCGCCGGTCTTGGCGTCCTTGGCCGTCAGCGTGAACACGGGGTAGGGATCGACCCCGCCCTTGTCCGGATAGGGAGTCACGGGGATGCCGGCGGCACTGTAGAGCTTGTCGCCGGCGGCCATGGTTCCGTCCGGGGCGAGCCCGGTAAACGACACGTCGGCGTCGAGCTTTTTGCCGATGATCTCCTTGGCATACTTCCAGAAGTCCGAGCGCGCCGCCGGGTGCTTGAAGCCCTCGGGCGCCTCGTAGGTCACGGTGACGTCCTGGGTGACGACCTCGGGCATGACGTCTCGCTTGACCAGCACGGCCGCCAGCGTGTTGCCGGGCACGCCCAGGGAAAACGAGCCGTCGCAGCCGGCCGTGGCCACAACGCCCAGGGAATTGAAGCCGATGAGCAGATAGGGCGCGCTGGCCGCGTCGAAGGGCGGCAGGTCGATCGCCGTCGGGGTCACGTCCACGGGCTTTTGGGCTACCGGCTTTTGGCCGTTTATGCCCTGGGCCAGGTAGGCGGCCAGGGCGGCCTTTTCCTCGGCGCTGCCGAGAAAGGGCGGCATGTGGGTAAAAAGCTTGCCCTGGCCGGTGAGGTAGGCCTCCAGGCCCGGGGCGTCGATGTGGGCGGTGTAGGCGCGGATGTCCTTGAACGGGCCGCCCACGCTGTGGCAGGCCAGGCACTGCATGGCGTAGAGTTCGCGGCCGGCCTCCTGGCCGTTTTGGGCCGTGACCTGCTTGACCTTGGCAAAGCGCGCCCGGGGCAGGAAGGGCGCGTCGTAGGGCGCGGCCTGGCCGGGGCGGATGTCCGTGGACCAGATCTGGCCGTGGACGAGCCAGGGCTTGCGGGCGGCCTCGCGGATGGTCTCGAAGGTGCCGACGAGCCCCAGGCCGAGGACGAGCAGGATGACGGTCAGGGCCCGGCGCAGGGGCAGCGGCAGCCCGGTGACCAGGGCCATGGCCCCGGCGGCCAGGGCCACGAGCAGGAAGGGATAGCTCGTGCGCCAGGCCGCGATCTCGCCCGAGCGGCGCAGCACGAAGTCCCGCACCGCCTCGGGCAGCACGCCCACGTACCACCAGCCCGAAAGCAGCAGCACCGGGGCGCAGGCCACCACCCAGCGGCAGGCGCCGCGCAGCATGGTCTCCCGGGCCTTGGCGTCCGGGATGCCCAGCGCCGTGGCGAAGCCGAACAGCCCGGCCAGCAGCAAGGCCAGGGCAGAGCGCAGCACCAGGGACGGCCAGAAGGTGGGGTTGAAAAAGCCGTCCCAGAAGTCATGCGTCACCGGCCAGTCGCCCGGGGTGAGCATGAAGCCGATGATGCCGTTGACCGTGAAAAGCGACAGGAAGGCGAAGAGGAAATAGAGCCAGCCCACGCGCAGGTGGGTCTTCGCGTCCAGGCGGTCGAAGCCGTAGTAGTAAACGAGCAGGGCCGCGATCTCGCCGGCGAAAAACGCCCACTCCGTGGCCCAGCCCCAGGCGAAGGTGCGCACCAGGGTCAGCGTCGCCTGGGGGGAGAGGACGGAAATGGTCAGCCAGATGCCCACGCCCGAAAGCCCGCCGAAGACCATGGTCAAAAGCAGGAAGAAGCGGGTGTGGCGGTGCAGGTAGTCAAGCAGGGGTTTGGAGCCGAGCCGGCGGGCCTTGCGTTCGGTCAGGACCAGGAACAGGCCGCCGCCCACGGCGAAATGGGCCACGTAGACGTGGAGCACGGCAATGACGATGATCCAGAAGCCGCCACCGAAGGCGGACAGTTGCCAGACGGGGTATTCCATGGCTTAGGGCCTCCCCGCCTGGCCGCGGTAGCGGCAAACCGCCCAGGCGACAGCCGCCCCGACCGCGGCGCAAGCGGCCAGGAACATGAAAAACGGGCCATACTGCGCCGCGACGGGCAACGAGGCCGGGGAAAAAACCGGGGCCAGGCTGGCCAGCCTGGCCAACTCGCGCACCGCCACCATGGCGCAGGCCGTGGCCACGGCGAAAAAGGCCGCCCCGCCCACCGCACCCCGAAGCCCCTGGATAAGCGCCGCGCCGGCCAGGCACACGCCGATGGCCAGCACGGCCGTGGCCAGGCCGTCGCCGCCCAGAAACGCCCAGTGCACCGCGCGCGGCTGGGCGAAAAGGTACCACGGCCCGAGCGCGAACTGGGCCATGGTCGCCCGGGTGAACCAGGCCAGGCCCAGGCGCGCGCGTTCACCGGCCGCCGCGTCGCCCCGGGCCGCCGCCTTGCGGTTGAGGATGGCCAGGAACAGCCCGGCCACGGCCAGGGAGGCGGCCACGAAATGGAGCCAGCGGGGCAGAAAGGTGGCGTCGCCGAAATTGAGGATGGTGCCGCCCGGGTTGTCGAAATAGGCCATCCAGGCGGCCGGCCGCACGGCCAGGGAGGAGACGTTGACCAGGATGCCGCTTGCCGCCGCGAGCAGTACGGCGGCCACGGCCAGGGCCGGTTTCGAGGCCGAAAGGGCCAGGCGCGGCTGGGCCTTGTAGAGCAGCGCGTAGGCGAGCATGACCACCAGGAAAAGCGACAGCCAGAAGGCGGCCGAAAGCACGGCGGCGGTATAGAGGTATTGGCCGTAGAGCACCGAGGCGAACAACAGCGGCGGGATGGCCAGGTTGACGCCCACGGCCACGGCCGTGGGCAGTTTGCCGCCGAGGGAAACGGCCGCCCCCCGGTCCCGGCCGGGGGTGAACAGGGCGATGAGCGTGCCGCCGAGGACGACGTTGACGACCAGCAGGTGGGCCGCGAACGTCGGCAACAACAGCAGTTCGAACATCCCCCAGGGAGCGGGCAGGGCCAGCCCGGGGGGCGCGGCAAGGGGCGGATGCATGGCGGACGATCTCCTTGTTGCGGGCAAGCCGACGGCCGGGCGCGGCCAGGGCGGACACCAGGCGTCTGATCACGGTTTTTCCCACGGTACTACATGAACGAGTTGTCAGAAACAACATCGGCGGCGCAAGAGGCCCTTGCCCGGCCGGGATTGCCGCCCCCCGCCCCCTCGACGCCGCCGGCCGGCCATGCTAGAGGCGGCGCAAAAAAGGGGAGTGCCTCCCCTGGTTTTTCCCTTTTCCCGCCCGGCCCTTGCCCTTGGACGGTCCAAGGCCATTTCCCCAACCGGGCGGGTTTTTCTTTTCCGGAGGTTTTCGCCATGGACAAGCGGGAGAACCTGGCCTTGCAGGTGACCAAGGAAATCGTGGTCAAATTCGTGGAAACCGGGCGCATCTCGCCCGGCAACTTCACCGAGCATTTCGGCCCCATCTACGAAGAGGTGCTGCGCGTGATCACACGCGGCGAAACCGGCGCGGGCAAGGACGGGCGCGACGATGGCTGATCTGCCCGTTCCCGGCGACTCGGGCCGGGTGGCCGGCATGTTCGGCCGGGTGGCCGGCCATTACGACCTGCTCAACCACCTGCTGTCGGCCGGGCTGGACATCGCCTGGCGCCGGGCCATGGTCCGGGGGCTGCTCGCCCCGGGGCTGCCGTCCGGGCCGGTCCTGGACCTGGCCGCCGGCACCCTGGACGTGTCGCTGCTGCTGTCGCGCCAGGGCCGGCGGGACATCGTGGCCGTGGACCCCTGCCTGCCCATGCTGGCCCGGGGCCGGTCCAAGATCCCGGCCGGACCGGGCGCGGCCATCCACCCCGTGCTCGGCGACGGGCTGGCCCTGCCGCTGCCCGACGGGGCCCTCGCCGGCGCCACCATCGCGTTTGGCATCCGCAACATCCGGCCCCGGCCGGCGGCCTTCGCGGAGCTCGCCCGGGTGGTCAAACCCGGCGGCCGGCTGATGGTGCTGGAATTCGGCACGGGCAAGCGCCGGCTGTGGGGCGGGGCCTACAACTTCTACCTGCGAAACGTGCTGCCCCGAATCGGCAAGCTGGTCTCGGGCGACGACGAGGCCTACCGCTACCTGGCCGCAACGATCCGGGAATTCCCCGACGAGGCGACCCTGGCCACGGAGATGCGCCGGGCCGGCTTTCGGGACGTGACCTACCGGGCCATGACCGGGGGGATCGTCTTCCTGCACGCCGGGGTCAAGGCCCCATAACGACGCGTCAGCCCATGGCGCGCAGGATGAAGAGGAGCGCCAGGCCGGCCAGCATGGCCGTCATGCCCAGGGTCCGCAGTTCGCGGGGCCGGCGCTCGGACAGGGCGCGCAGGACCGTGGGCATTTTTTCGGCCGCCAGGAAATACGGCAGCCCCTCGAGAATGAAGGCCAGGCCCAGGGCCGTGAGAAAAAGCTTCCAGTCGAAGTGCATCTCCCAACGATACGGCCTCGGCCGGAACATGTAAATACGCCCGTCTTGCCGGCCGGCCCGCTTTGCGCTATCGGGCGATCGGGGCCTTCCCCACACCGCTTCCGGAGCCTTCCCCTTTCCCGTAAAAGGAGCCTTTCCATTGATCCAATTCGAGGACATCCGCGCGAAAAACGCGCCCATGGCCGTCATCGGCCTCGGCTATGTCGGCCTGCCCCTGGCCGTGGCCCTGGCCCGGCACTTCGACGTGGTCGGCTTCGACATCAAGCCCGAGCGTATCGAAGAACTGCGAGCGGGCCGCGACAACACCCTGGAAGTCGACCCGGCCGACCTGGCCGCCGTCTCCATCCGCTACACCGCCGAGGCGGCCGACCTCGCCCCGTGCAAGCTCTTCATCGTGGCCGTGCCCACGCCGATAAACGCCAACCGCGTGCCGGACCTCGGCCCCCTGGTCGGGGCCTCGCGGCTTCTCGCCGGCTATTTGAGCGACGGCTGCGTGGTGGTCTACGAATCCACGGTCTACCCCGGGCTCACCGAGGAAGTCTGCCAGCCCCTGCTGGAAAAAGGCTCGGGACTGTGCGCCGGCAAGGATTTCTTCCTCGGCTACTCCCCGGAGCGCATCAACCCCGGCGACAAGGTCCACACGCTGCAGACCGTGGTGAAAATCGTCTCCGGCCAGACCCCGGAAGTCACGGACCTGCTGGCCGACGTCTACGGCACGGTGGTTACGGCCGGCATCCACAAGGCCCCGTCCATCAAGGTGGCCGAGGCGGCGAAGGTCATCGAAAACACCCAGCGCGACATCAACATCGCGCTGATGAACGAGTTGTCGCTTATCTGCGAACGCCTGGACATCGACACCGTCGAGGTGCTGCGCGCGGCCGAGACCAAGTGGAACTTCCTGCCCTTCCGCCCCGGCCTGGTCGGCGGCCACTGCATCGGCGTGGACCCCTACTACCTGCTGTACAAGGCCCAGAGCCTCAACCTGCACCCGCAGGTCATCCCGGCCGGCCGGCGCATCAACGACTCCATCGGCAAGCACATCGCCGAGGCCACGGTCAAGATGCTCATCCGTTCGGAGTGCCGGGCCTCGTGCGCCCGGGTCGGGGTGCTTGGGCTGACGTTCAAGGAAAACGTGCCGGACCTGCGCAACACCAAGGTCGTGGATATCGTGCGCGAACTGTGCGAGTTCCGCATCCGGGTCCTCGTCCACGACCCCATGGCCGATCCCGAGGAGGCCCGCGAGGAATACAACCTCACGCTGGCCCCGCGCGAGGAACTGCGCGAACTCGACGCGCTGATCGTGGCCGTGGCCCACGACGCCTTCAAGGCCCTCACCCTGGCCGAACTGGCGACCTGGTTCCGGCCCAGCGCCGAGCCCATCCTGGTGGACGTCAAGGGCCTCTACCACCGCCAGGCCGCCGAGGCCGCCGGCTTCCGCTACTGGCGGCTCTAGCCGTCTTTCGACGCACCATGAGCGAATCCGACGCAACACCCGCCGCACCGACGCCTCCGGGCGCCAGCCCCCGGGACGGGAGGTCCAGGAGGGACAGTGTCCCTCCTGGCCGCCGGAGGCATCTTCTCTTCGCCCTCGCCACGGCCAGGGAATACGCCGCCGCCTTCGGCCCCCTGGGCGCGCCGGCCGCCCCGCCGCCCGGGCAGGCCGTGGCCTGGGGCCGGGGGGGCCTCGACTGCCTGCTCCTCGTGACCGGCGTCGGGCCGGTGGCCGCCGCCCTGACCGTGGGCCGCGTACTGGGCCGGTTCGAGGGGGATATCGGCGGCGTGGTCAACAGCGGCATCGCCGGCGGCTACGACCTGGCCGCGACACCGCTGGCCTCCCTGGTGGCGGCCACCAGCGAAGCCCTGCCCGAATACGGCATCCGCACCGG encodes:
- a CDS encoding DUF2065 domain-containing protein, with translation MHFDWKLFLTALGLAFILEGLPYFLAAEKMPTVLRALSERRPRELRTLGMTAMLAGLALLFILRAMG
- a CDS encoding nucleotide sugar dehydrogenase: MIQFEDIRAKNAPMAVIGLGYVGLPLAVALARHFDVVGFDIKPERIEELRAGRDNTLEVDPADLAAVSIRYTAEAADLAPCKLFIVAVPTPINANRVPDLGPLVGASRLLAGYLSDGCVVVYESTVYPGLTEEVCQPLLEKGSGLCAGKDFFLGYSPERINPGDKVHTLQTVVKIVSGQTPEVTDLLADVYGTVVTAGIHKAPSIKVAEAAKVIENTQRDINIALMNELSLICERLDIDTVEVLRAAETKWNFLPFRPGLVGGHCIGVDPYYLLYKAQSLNLHPQVIPAGRRINDSIGKHIAEATVKMLIRSECRASCARVGVLGLTFKENVPDLRNTKVVDIVRELCEFRIRVLVHDPMADPEEAREEYNLTLAPREELRELDALIVAVAHDAFKALTLAELATWFRPSAEPILVDVKGLYHRQAAEAAGFRYWRL
- a CDS encoding DUF362 domain-containing protein yields the protein MTDDPRQEPAKVYFADLRARAANKNRTAKIKKLFEAAGFADTVAKGDLTAIKVHFGERGCDTHISPSHARTVVELVKARGGKPFVTDTNTLYSGSRHNAVDHLATAVEHGFDYAVLGAPVVIADGLDSSNVIEVEIAGKHFRKVKIAGDIVRADGLMVLSHFKGHELAGFGGAVKNLAMGCAPRAGKQDQHCVRFAVDLKKCIGCGECVAVCPVGAAALHGKKALIEKSLCIGCGECLTVCPKKAMRIDWHTEIVPFMERLVEYALGAVTGKAGKTAFLNFLTNVTPDCDCVPWSDAPIVPDIGFLASTDPVALDRACLDLVNEQAACPDCKLEHGLATGEDKFTALWKWTRGDVTFVHGQAVGLGRPRYELVRIE
- a CDS encoding c-type cytochrome; this encodes MEYPVWQLSAFGGGFWIIVIAVLHVYVAHFAVGGGLFLVLTERKARRLGSKPLLDYLHRHTRFFLLLTMVFGGLSGVGIWLTISVLSPQATLTLVRTFAWGWATEWAFFAGEIAALLVYYYGFDRLDAKTHLRVGWLYFLFAFLSLFTVNGIIGFMLTPGDWPVTHDFWDGFFNPTFWPSLVLRSALALLLAGLFGFATALGIPDAKARETMLRGACRWVVACAPVLLLSGWWYVGVLPEAVRDFVLRRSGEIAAWRTSYPFLLVALAAGAMALVTGLPLPLRRALTVILLVLGLGLVGTFETIREAARKPWLVHGQIWSTDIRPGQAAPYDAPFLPRARFAKVKQVTAQNGQEAGRELYAMQCLACHSVGGPFKDIRAYTAHIDAPGLEAYLTGQGKLFTHMPPFLGSAEEKAALAAYLAQGINGQKPVAQKPVDVTPTAIDLPPFDAASAPYLLIGFNSLGVVATAGCDGSFSLGVPGNTLAAVLVKRDVMPEVVTQDVTVTYEAPEGFKHPAARSDFWKYAKEIIGKKLDADVSFTGLAPDGTMAAGDKLYSAAGIPVTPYPDKGGVDPYPVFTLTAKDAKTGETLAVTKALAPASTEMRCFTCHGGAFAVDGVTGVSADTAKGILAVHDKRNGTDLASRARAGAPVTCQGCHQSASPNAGIDSKGLPGLLSLSAAVHGFHASYLAGGDATACSNCHPTSPDGVTQAQRDNHAAAGIGCARCHGYMEDHALSLLAFEKAAGKPAAARLMAPLSPRSVAAVADVRPRAAWTQEPDCLTCHKDFTRPEAKASAFNTWTKDAAGLFRNRKEDTGNIPCAACHGSPHATFVAANGYGLDGNNIPAMQYMGFPGVVGSAKRCDVCHTVEMQGGDVHHPNMERE
- the mqnB gene encoding futalosine hydrolase, yielding MSESDATPAAPTPPGASPRDGRSRRDSVPPGRRRHLLFALATAREYAAAFGPLGAPAAPPPGQAVAWGRGGLDCLLLVTGVGPVAAALTVGRVLGRFEGDIGGVVNSGIAGGYDLAATPLASLVAATSEALPEYGIRTGAGTDSAGLAFPQLCPAGAPVFDRLPLDPAAAVAAMGLAPPPGVIPGPAVTVAGVSGDPDRAAILCRKYRARSESMEGFAVALAAAAAGLPFLELRAISNRVGCRPPEAWDLPGALAALGRAVAGLFPKRG
- a CDS encoding mechanosensitive ion channel domain-containing protein → MTPGRAVLLPLLAILVLWAGVAPLGAAEDTDWQLVLETLRKQDQLVHERLEAFRARHAADAADEALEMDRLLHVRARLALWQATASDPWEIRDVLAGFARLRQDVERLSQRPQQAWASLEQSVAILDTYKERLTEISRQAIPDRFLKDIENSRDSMASLGLAIAGMRDAIAAQTTPLRDLAGQIAGAEAELSAALAPAWKRYYATVFPTPFSPVFLHALSQELEDWDLWKDLGWDLIRTPHNSRLLSSGALASAELALASMVLCLGLLWYLVRKGLSPAARTILRRAAGCLSVGVFFLAFSLRAPFFLFTSLSSVGEIALTAALVLLTRLRGPSAKGFRPPVLWPTWRLFALGLLLETLRVPEPLMTPLLCAFFLVSALAFNRRHAATPAKLRLDRAVTRAMTLLLPLLALLSLCGLPQTAILGASSLFYIALALRYASLTTAFLGEKTVEHRHGRPPVLLGIAAGAGYPFFFLCFLFGFLWLLSTQYGGENVFLELLTTEAHVESVGISLQKLAMLLGGFYVAKAMIALSANFIAELTGRRRAVERGAKESLLTINTYAWWGLYALFVMSVLGLSLTSVAVVAGGLSVGIGFGLQTMVNNFISGLILLFGRSVQAGDTLQLGDLWGVVREVNIRNTEVLTLDNATVFVPNSELISGKIVNWSHQDPSVRRDICLGVAYGSDIAKVRELLLAAAATCPAVLEVPAPSVLHWDFGASSLDFRLRVWLADVSNAVTNTCAIREAIDGLFRQAGIEIAFPQADLHLRSAPALEALAQTLQPEGRDRLEALATRLAALERRVGATAPAADQETKDETT
- a CDS encoding ubiquinone/menaquinone biosynthesis methyltransferase, whose amino-acid sequence is MADLPVPGDSGRVAGMFGRVAGHYDLLNHLLSAGLDIAWRRAMVRGLLAPGLPSGPVLDLAAGTLDVSLLLSRQGRRDIVAVDPCLPMLARGRSKIPAGPGAAIHPVLGDGLALPLPDGALAGATIAFGIRNIRPRPAAFAELARVVKPGGRLMVLEFGTGKRRLWGGAYNFYLRNVLPRIGKLVSGDDEAYRYLAATIREFPDEATLATEMRRAGFRDVTYRAMTGGIVFLHAGVKAP